One stretch of Cottoperca gobio chromosome 18, fCotGob3.1, whole genome shotgun sequence DNA includes these proteins:
- the brms1 gene encoding breast cancer metastasis-suppressor 1 yields MPAQPPVREPEEEMEAEGESQLPEANGELQRPREGERGGGDGDETMEESAEERESDLEDSEEEEEEEEEESSEMDDEDCERRRGECLDEMVDLEKQFQELKDKLFRERQNQVKVNLDEVLTGKAGEYREPLVALQDNMQIQTQVAGVYRELCLQVMQHKYECEIQGAKQHLESERSLLLDAMKTELLEKIRRLEEDRQNIDLSSEWSDEMKGKKCKRKNVLARSERKKKVALVSGPFIVYMLREIDILEDWTAIKKAKAALSPLKKKVEKR; encoded by the exons ATGCCAGCCCAACCCCCTGTGAGGGAGccggaggaggagatggaggctGAAGGAGAGTCACAACTCCCTGAGGCCAACGGAGAGTTGCAGCGACCGCGAGAGGGtgaaagaggaggtggagatggagaCGAGACCATGGAGGAGAGCgcggaggagagggagagcgacTTGGAGGAtagtgaagaggaggaggaggaggaggaagaggagagttCAG AGATGGATGATGAAGACTgtgagcggaggagaggagagtgtctggaTGAGATGGTGGATCTGGAAAAACAATTTCAGGAGCTGAAAGACAA GTTGTTTCGCGAGCGGCAGAATCAGGTGAAGGTGAACCTGGACGAGGTGCTGACAGGGAAGGCTGGAGAATACAGAGAACCGCTGGTTGCACTacaggacaacatgcagatacAAACACAAGTGGCCG GCGTGTACAGAGAGCTGTGTCTGCAGGTGATGCAACACAAGTACGAGTGTGAAATACAAGGAGCGAAGCAGCACCtggag AGTGAGCGGTCGTTGCTGCTTGATGCCATGAAgactgagctgctggagaagaTAAGAAGActggaggaggacagacagaacaTCGACCTCAGCTCAG AGTGGAGTGACGAGATGAAGGGAAAGAAGTGTAAAAGAAAGAACGTGCTGGCTCGGTcggagaggaaaaagaaagtaGCTCTGGTTTCAG GGCCTTTCATCGTCTACATGCTGAGGGAGATCGACATCCTCGAAGACTGGACTGCTATCAAGAAG